A region of the Clupea harengus chromosome 7, Ch_v2.0.2, whole genome shotgun sequence genome:
GAAGCGACGGCTAAGGcatgactggggggggggggagcagctgGGTATAGGCAGGGTATCAGGCGGGTAGTCTGGAGTGGCGATGTGGTGAACGTCTCTCTCGCCCTGTGGTGGTCTGgtaatctgtctctctcgctgggCTTGTCTTAACCGTCTGTCAGGCTGTGGCATTGCACTGAATGATGATATGTCTCTGTGGGGACATGCTCCtggtctgtctttctctataactctctttcttgccctctctctttccctctctctctctctctttctctctctctttccctctctctctctctctccccccctctctttttctctctcttttgtcctggcttgtctgtgtgtctgtgtctgaggacAGCATGGGTCTGaataatctgtctctctctcatcatgcCTGTGCTGTCCCCCTCAACCTTCTGTCtcactgcttctgctgctgctgtgtttggTCCTAacggtgtttctctctctctccatctccctccctctcatctctctccccccggcAGGTGGACACATCCGCCGCCAACAGCACCTCAGATGGCCTGATGTGGCTGCGGCTGGTCCAGTCGGCCCGGGACCGCGAGGAGCAGAACCTGGAGGCTTACGTGAAGAACGGCCAGTTGTTCTACCGCTCGCTGCGCCGTATAGAGAAGGACGAGGAGCTGCTGGTGTGGTACGGCAAGGACCTGATCGAGCTCCTGCTCCTCAGCGCAAGCAGAGCTCCCGCCAAGACCAAAGGTGGGCAGCGGTCTCTCCTCTCATATGACCTCAATGACATTACAGCACCTAGGAGCTCAAGCCCAGCCTCTTAGCACGCCTGCGAACAATAAGGACGACAATAAGCACAAGGCTAAGCGGGCTGTGACAAGCACATAGTGCACATAGCATACATATACGTAGTCTTGTATGTAATCATTtagtgcatacatacatatatagttttatccaaagcaaccaCAACTACAGCAACACTAGAGATATCTGATatgttatatgtgtatgtttgttccttgggtatcaaacccatgatGTTAGTGGTGAAAGCTCATTTTTCCATCAGTTGAGCTGCAGGAAACATGTTGATCCTGTCAGCCACTCTCTTTTCTGTCGTTGcctgttttagtttttcttttattgtctgtatctctctttgaCTATGTAATATgctaaaaacaaatacattgtctaaaaaatagagaaaataacaTAACTTGCTACCCTTTTACCTATTTTAAAGGACATTCTGGGACttccataaataataatacattttttctttctctctgtgctgtgtaggTTCTCCTCCATACCTGTGTCCCGACTGTAGCCAGCGGTTCCAGTTTGAGTTTCCATACCTGGCCCACCATCGGTTCCGCTGCACCAAGAGACTTCAGAGCCTGAACGGGTCCGAAGAGGAACCCAAGGACAGCAGTGAGCAGTCGGGCCCCACCCTGGCCCGCACCAGCCCTAAACTGGGCCGACCCGATGGCTTCCCCAGCCCCCCGGAGGCCGGCAAGCCCGCCACAGACTTCCACAACCTGGCCCGGGACCTGGAGAACAACAGAACCAGCCCGCCCAGCGACAAGGAGGCGGAGATCTCCAGCGAGAGCTCGACCAAGAGGAAGTTCTCTGACATGGAGGAGAATGTGGGCCCGTTGAACATCAGCAGGAGTAGTGGGCTCTGTCTGCCCATGAAGTCCAAAGAGGAGCTGGCCACATCGGCGCGCGAGTACCGGGGAGCGTACGGGCTGGAGGAGAACCGACGCGCGTTCTCCCGGCCGGGGTCCGATCAGCCGGGCGAGGGCAAACGAAGCGCCTTCACGGAGGTGCGCAAGTCCCCTCAGAGCCTGAAGCACGGCACCGGCAGCAGCACCAAGAGCTCtggttcctcctcctcctcctccaacgcTGAGAACAAGGAGTCCACCCGGCCTGGCGCCAGCCCCTCGGAGAAGCACTCTCTGGGAGCACGGCAGGTGCTGGGCGAGACGCAGTCACCGCCGCAGTCGCGCATGGACCCTCCACCGCCTCCGTCGCCGCACCTGGCCAGCGCCTTCACCTCCGTGGCCCAGCAGGTGGGCGGCGGTGGGCCTGAGAGGAAGAGTGCCTTCAGCCAGCCCTCCCGCTCCTCTGTGTCCGCCTTCCCCCAGCTCTCCCCACTCGTCATGGCGCCCAAGCTCCTGGACTGCCACCCTACCGTAGGCGACACCGTGTCCTCCAGCAGACTCTATCAGGCCGACCACCTGGCCGCCAAGCTGCAGGGCTCGGAGCTGGGGGGCGCGTGCCCCGTGCCGGGCAGCCTGGCCAAGCAGAGCCCCTTCCTGTACGCGGCGGCGGCCGCCACGGCCTTCTGGCCCAAGAGCTCGGCCCCCATCCAGCTGCAGGTCCCGTCGGCGCTGACGCTGCTGCCACCCTCCTTCACCTCGCTGTGCCTGCCTGCACAGAACTGGTGCGCCAAGTGCAACGCCTCCTTCCGCATGACCTCCGACCTCGTCTACCACATGCGCTCGCACCACAAGAAGGAGTTTGCCATGGAGCCGATGGTCAAGCGGCGACGCGAGGAGAAGCTCAAGTGCCCCATCTGCAACGAGACCTTCCGGGAGAGGCACCACCTGTCCCGACACATGACCTCGCACAACTAGCACGCCACTTCTCCAAAACAAGGGACctagggaggggaggggttcggggtgggggggtgcgtgggtattttttggggggtcacccccccccccccccccccccatttcttaTCACTGTAAGACCAAGACTGGCACTGCGCACTGGAGACACACATTGCCACACATCCGTTTTCACTTTTGAGATCAATTTTAAAAGTcgtcatttttctttcttggtTCAGGATTGTTCAAATGTCATTGGTCTTTATTTCGGTCTGCGCAAAAGACATTTTGACTTatgagggaagaaaaaaaagaaatatatttaTCTTATGAAGCACTTATAATTTGACAAAGAAGGGATAATAatgctatgtgtaaatgtactTTGTATTTTGTATATAAACATGTATAATCTATCAAAGAAACTGAAATGTAGTTCTATTTCACAGAGAACTGCAGTATGATCAATGATTTTTCCATGTGTAAACTTAAAGTATCAATATTGAAATGAACTCTGAGTATGATGCCAGACTATATTTAAGAGTGCATGTAATATTAAATTGATATTGGTTTAAGATGCAGTCTGCCCACAGCACTGTAAATACCTGTTTTGTTTGAATACAAAGTGTAATATTTTGTGTCCGTGAGGAATAGATTCAGTGTGTCTTCTTTTTGCTGAAATCTACTATTTGATAGTTTATCTAATCATGTTGAATGCTTTGACAATAAAATAGCTTTATTTTCAACTGAATGTGTGACGCATATTATGTTCTATGAGGGGGAATTAAATGTATCTGGGGGAAGAGTATACAAACGTAATACGTTAACTTAGCATTTAAATTCACCGTAGATTTTTTTACTTCGAATAGCAAATTACGAATCATGGCGCTCATTCTTTATTTCGCGGTGGCTCCTGAAATTTACAACGAGTATATTCGTTGTAAAATCAACCTCGGTGCAGCGTCAGCCGCGGTCACTGAGACGAATATATAGGCCTAATTTGTTTGAGTCTATGCTGCAATACACGCAAAATAAAGTATAGTGCAGAATAACtgtgttattttctgttttacTGATAGGCCAGTGTTATATTTTTTATGGTTTTGAAAAAAGACAACAATAAAAAGCAAAACATattacaaatgttttgtgatATTTCGCGATCGACTGTGGTAAGGAAAAATTGCATGCGTCTAGATACTCCTTCGACCTGCAGTGTCTAAAAAAATATGACTAATTACATAATTATATAACATTTGAACTGGGTTTTCCCTGTGTAAGCTCCTCTCAGCGTTTCGTTAAAAAGCCACTAAAACAGATCTAATTTAATTCCTATAATTAACACAGCCCATacatttattttctgcaaaATATGATGACAGTGTACATTATCACAGCCTACTctatgtgataaaaaaaaaacaagctttaGCCTaattgcaataataataatagtaataataataataatgacaataggTTATTTTAAACCGAACAAATATCCCTTATGTTACCTGGCACACCTGGAAAAATTCCACTACAATAGCAAGTGGCCAGATTCATGTTACTGCACAAAATAATAGCTTTGCCAATTAGTCAATGCATTTCACCCGAGCAGAAAGCAGCGCTGTAattttcattaaaaataaattacattttcatcaaaGGACATGTTATGGACACACCGGTCATTACATGGGACATCTTGTTAAACCACCAACGAATTAACAGTCGTATTTCAAAGCATTTCCCAACTATTGAACAATTAAAGGACATAAAAGTAATGAATTACTATACAGTAGGCTATATCTTATTTCAGCATTAAGTTCCACCAACAATGTTTCGCAACATCCCTAAAACAACAAACATATAGAATACTCTAGCGTCATTTCAATAATGTGGGCCATATATGGACCTATTTAAAACAacatgatggatggatgtataATGCAACTGTCATAAATATGTTGTATACGCTATGGCCTATGGAAAAGTATATTTTGACAGTATCCTAATTTTATTCAAAAGAACAATGCCTTGTGCTTGagatgtgtgcgcgtgtgtggacgagagggagagagagagagagagagagagagagaaagaaagaaaaaaaataaaggaaggaaggaagaacgGAAAATTATTATGTTTAAGGCCACAAAAGTTCGTGGTGTTTCGTCACTTAACCCGATAATATGTTTTTATTGGCGAACAGATGTTGACTTCCCGTAAAATGATCCTCATAACAAGTTAATAATAATCTGATCACCCTAACCatgctttgttttgtgtctttccaATGAATGAATGTTAAAAGCACTCTTCTTGTATAAGCACGAGAGCCATTTAAAACTGAGCATGCGCACTTTATTCAGGAAAATAGCTAAACAGCGCCTCCAAGCGACCAAGGGGGATGGAAATGTGGAGAAAGGAAAAGTTTGCAGTATTCCTGAAAAATTCACGATCCTGTTGCGCCCTCTTCTGGTGCGTTTTAGCGAAGACTTTGTCAACTTTTTTTTTGAAGTATTCTCAACATACATCCTTTCAAAAAAGGAAGCTACAGTGCAGAACCATCAAGTGTCTGATGCAAGACAAGCATAAcacagaagtgagtacaccacTGCGCAATaccacttaaatgtcaaatgatttaGGTTACTTGATCTTATGTCAAAttaaaaaatactgaaaatacaCAGTAGG
Encoded here:
- the prdm8b gene encoding PR domain zinc finger protein 8b, which gives rise to MEESSSQKLVWDSDAKAVQQCLTDIFTSVFTTCDIPESAIFGPCILSHTSLYDSIAFIALKSTDKRTAPYIFRVDTSAANSTSDGLMWLRLVQSARDREEQNLEAYVKNGQLFYRSLRRIEKDEELLVWYGKDLIELLLLSASRAPAKTKGSPPYLCPDCSQRFQFEFPYLAHHRFRCTKRLQSLNGSEEEPKDSSEQSGPTLARTSPKLGRPDGFPSPPEAGKPATDFHNLARDLENNRTSPPSDKEAEISSESSTKRKFSDMEENVGPLNISRSSGLCLPMKSKEELATSAREYRGAYGLEENRRAFSRPGSDQPGEGKRSAFTEVRKSPQSLKHGTGSSTKSSGSSSSSSNAENKESTRPGASPSEKHSLGARQVLGETQSPPQSRMDPPPPPSPHLASAFTSVAQQVGGGGPERKSAFSQPSRSSVSAFPQLSPLVMAPKLLDCHPTVGDTVSSSRLYQADHLAAKLQGSELGGACPVPGSLAKQSPFLYAAAAATAFWPKSSAPIQLQVPSALTLLPPSFTSLCLPAQNWCAKCNASFRMTSDLVYHMRSHHKKEFAMEPMVKRRREEKLKCPICNETFRERHHLSRHMTSHN